Within the Halarcobacter mediterraneus genome, the region GAGGATGCCGTGCCTAAAATGAAGCGGGTTGAAAGAATGACCCCAATCATGCGAATCATTCACTGGACGAATGCTATTTGTATGATTGTTGCGGTTGCAACCGGGCTATATATCGGATATCCATATTATCAAACATTAATTGCTGACCCAGCAGTTGATAAATATGTGATGGCATGGAATAGATGGGGGCACTTCATTGCTGCAATTATCTTTGATGTTACAGCAATCTTAATTGGTTATTTATATCTTTTTTCTAGGTTTGAAAAACCTTATAAAAAGATTTTACCAACAAAGAAAAACTTTATAGAGTTTTGTGAAGTATTCTTTAATTTAATGACATTTAATAGAAGAAAAAGATTTGATTCAACACATAGTGATTCTTATAACATTATGTTCTTTACACTTTTTCATATTCTATTAGTATTTATGTTATTAACAGGACTTCAGTTGTATGTTCATGGTTTAGCATCTGGAACTAGTTCAATTGGAGCTTGGTGGCCTTGGATGTTACACTTTGCAACTGATTGGACTTTATATGTATTTGGTGGAAATATGGGAGTTAGAATTGCTCACCATACAGCTATGTATTTATTAATAATGTGGGTTATGTGTCATATTTATTATCAGGTATGGAGAACAATCTTCTGGAGAGAAGGTG harbors:
- a CDS encoding cytochrome b/b6 domain-containing protein; amino-acid sequence: MKRVERMTPIMRIIHWTNAICMIVAVATGLYIGYPYYQTLIADPAVDKYVMAWNRWGHFIAAIIFDVTAILIGYLYLFSRFEKPYKKILPTKKNFIEFCEVFFNLMTFNRRKRFDSTHSDSYNIMFFTLFHILLVFMLLTGLQLYVHGLASGTSSIGAWWPWMLHFATDWTLYVFGGNMGVRIAHHTAMYLLIMWVMCHIYYQVWRTIFWREGDINIVFGGTKFVNKNIVNSKGEIEKND